Genomic segment of Niallia taxi:
TGGGATTACTCATTTAGTATAAAATGAATGCGGTTACATACTAAGTGCGTACGTATTATATTAATTTAGCATGCGAAATAGCTTACTACAGGTACTTAAATAATATTCATCTATACTTACCAAGGAGAGAGAATGAGATGTATCAAGAACAAATACAGTACCAGGCTGACTTGCCTGTTAAAATATTCACGCAAACTGTAGACAGCTTTCCATATCATTGGCATGAGGATTCGGAAATTTTACTTGTTCTGGAAGGAGAGTTAGAAATACGAATTGATCAAAAGAAATACACCTTATCCTCTGGTGATATTTTTTTAGTTAATGCAAACGAACTTCATTTCACTAATTCGCTTACTGGGTATGAAAATACTCAGGTTTTAGTACTTCAAATGGAGAATAAGTACTTAATAGAACATGGTATAGATATGGAGAAAAGGCGTTTTTATATAAATTCTAGAGAAGAAAGTAATACAGACAAATTGGATGAAATTAAATATATCCTTGCTAAAATGATGGAATTAATAATAAACAAAAGAAGTTACTATAACCTAAAAGTAAAGAAGTTGGTTTTAGAACTTGTAGTAAATCTTATTGAATACTTTGAAATACCACCCATAACAGACTTAAAACAATTAGATAGTGATCAGAGATTATTAGAAATATTAAAGTACATGAATAATAACTGTATGAAAACAAGCTTGAGTTTAAGGGATATTGCAGAGAAATTTGCTTTAAACCCCCATTATCTTTCTCGATATTTTAAGGTGAAAGTAGGGGTTTCAATGAAAAAGAAGTTAGATAGTATGCGATTAAATAAGTCGTTAATGGCTTTGCGAATGACAAATGAAACAGTGACTGAAATTGCATTAAAGTTTGGATTTCCTGATAGCAAAGCATATTATAGGGTTTTCAAGGAAGTATTAGGAACTACTCCTAGCGAATTTCGAAATTTATATAAATTAGAATCAGGAGATTTTATTTCGAAAGATGAGTATCTCGGTATAAATAGCAGTGAATCTCTAGCCAATTTATTTAAGTATCTCGAATGGAAAGGCAAGCAACAAGAAATACTAAAAAAACAGAATCAAGTTGTATATTTAGATTTGTTTCAAGTTCAAAAACCAATAAATCACACATTTACAAATTTGTTGACCTTCGGTTATGCGCCACTGGCTTTAAGAAGTGATTTTAAGTCTCAATTAAATCAAATCCAACAAGAAATAAATTTTAAGTATGTCCGTTTTCATGGTATTTTTGCTGACCAGTTACATGTGTACAATGAAAATCCAGACAAATCCTTGTTTTTTAATTTTAATAATTTAGATATTATATTAGATACCTTGTATGGTGCAAAACTAAAACCTTTTATTGAAATAGGATTTATGCCGAAGGATTTAGCAACAACAGAAGATACTATTTTCTTGTGGGATGCATATATTTCACCACCAAAACAGATGAGTCATTGGAAAGCATTATTAGAGGCATTTTTTAAGCATATCATTAATCGTTATGGACTTAATGAGGTTAGAACATGGTATTTTGAATTTTGGAATGAGCCAGAGGTTCCTTACTTTTGGAAAGGGTCAAGGGAAGAGTTCTTGACATTATATGCTGAGACGTTTAAAACAATTAAATCCATTGATTCGGAAATAAAGGTAGGGGGATTTAGTAGTATTAATTTCAATAACTATCAATCCTTGATAGACGATTTTAATGTTCTTGCGAAAAAAGAGAATATAGATTTAGATTTCTTTACTTTTCATGTTTATAATCTTACTAGGAAACATAACGTTCAAGTGGAGGCTAAAAGGAAATCACTTGTTATAGAAAGTGTTACACAATTTAAAAGTATAATGCTTGGTGATGAACATAACCTTACAAAAAGTATTGATTCTATTATCGAAATTAGTAGTGGATTGCATAAAAATTTTAAGGACATCTGGATTACCGAATGGAACAGTAATAGTGATAGCAAAGACCTACTTCACGATACATGTTATACGGCTGCCTTTATTACCAAAAATGCTATTGAAAACTTTGAAAAAGTAAAAGGAATGGGGTATTGGACATTCACTGATTTATTCGAAGAGTTTAAGCAACAAAAGCACTTATTTCATGGTGGCTTTGGTCTCATGACCTATAACGGTATAAAGAAAGCTGGATATCATGCTTTTTATTTCTTAAGCAAACTTGGAAATGAGCTAATTGAAAAAAGAGAAAATATGATAATTACAAAACGAGGATCAGATTATCAAATATTAATATTTAATTACAGCCACCCTAACTATCTGTATCGTAACTTTGATTATTCACAATTATCATTGACAAATCGCTATACTGTTTTTAATGACGAAAGAGTGCTTTCATTTAAAGTCAATTTGAATGGACTTCATGGAAAATACCGCATGAAAAAACAATACGTTAATCGATTTGAAGGTTCGGCTTATGATGTATGGGCTAATATTGGAGCTCCATTGGACATAGATGAAGAGATAACTCGTTATTTAAAGGGAAAAGCAGAACCTGGAATCCATGTGGAGAATATTTTTGTTGATCAGGATTATGCTTTTACGTCGGAGCTACAGCCTCATGAGATTCAATTAATTGAGATAAAAAAATATTATTAATAAGGGATAAAAGTTACTAAAAAGCCGTTGCTATAAACTGCACCCCAATTGTTAGACTGTGCCTAACGATTAGGGTGCAGTTTTTTTATGATTAAATATACAAGTGATATAAAATTAAAAATTATCCAAGGTTAAGCCCGAAAGTAATTTCTCAAAATGAATATACAAACACACCTGTACAAACTGACCTGTTAGTTTTAAACAAGGCGTACTAAACTATATGTTTCGGTCTGGTGAAATCACTAATGAATACCGCAGCTCTCTTTAAAGTCTCTAGTTATACAATGGTGTATGGTTGGCAGAGAAAAATAAAGGTTGGCGGTATAGTTAAGGCATAAATACTCGGTTGAAGGAACTCGTAAAGCTCGTTGATATTTCACGTAGCACGTATGATGATTTAGTGAAAAAATCAATCGACAAGATGACGTAAAGGAAACTGTTACGATAATTCTGTGATGGAGAATTTCTTTGGGATTATGAAATCAGAATTCTTTTCTATAAGGAATTCGAGGATGTAGAGCATCTTAAACAAAAACTTAAAAATATATGGAATATTATAATACCAAACGGATGAAGGCAAAATTCAAAATGAGTCCGGTACAATACCGAAAATCATTTTGAGCAAGCTGCCTGATGAAATAACCTTGTCTAACTTTTAGTGGTCACTTCAGCCGCTTTTTTATATTTTTTAATGAGTAAATTATTTTAGATGATTTAATTTTTTGTGCTAAGTAAATTTTTATCAGGTTATGTACAATTAATTAAGTCAATAATCGGAATATCAAATCTTAAAAAAGGGAATGTATTCGTTTTTGTTGGATAGTATATTTGAAACAAGAGATGATAAGCGCTTTCATCATGGTGTTTTAATTGTTAGTGTTAGGAGCAAAGATTTTGAAAATGAAATGTTTGCTAATTAATAAGAAAGGAAGTTTATTTTTTTGGGTGAAATGTAAGCGTTATCGAAAGGGAAAAAACATTTTTCACTTATTGTGGCATTACTTTGACATGAATTTAAGTGTACCAAGTGGGGGGAAACATGATGTTTAAAAATTTTAAAAAAAGAAAAAAAAGAAAAAATGAAATACTGCATCAAGTTATACAAGACAAGGCAAATCGAAAAGTAAGAAGGCAGGAACTTGCCGATTTGCCAGAGTCAGAAAGAAAAGAATTAATAAAAAGTGATAAGATTTTTGCCAAAGAGCAAAGGCAACAACGAAAAGAAGAATTAAAATCTTTAAGCCGTAAAGAAAGAAAAGAGGCGAAAAGAGAAGCGAAAATATACAAAAAAATAAAAAATAGACCAATAAGGATGGCGTGCTGGTCGGTTGTATTTCTGCTGTTGCTAAGTACGGGTTTAACTGTAGGACCAGCTGTTGCAAGCATAGTTGGGAACATAACTGGAAAAAATATTACTATTGATACAACAAGTGCGGAAGGTGTCAAAGCCAGAAAAGTTGCTGATATTGTTTCAGAAGAGATTGCTAATGAAGGAATAGTGTTATTAAAAAATGAAAATAACTCACTACCATTAACAGATAAAAAAATAAATGTATTTGGTTCTACTGCTTTTAGTTTTAAATATGGCGGAGGTGGTTCTGGTGCTGCAGATCAAACCCGTGCTGTAAACTTATTTGATGCACTCAAGAATGCTGGTATTAATTATAATCAGAAATTACATGATTATTACGCTGAAATTCCAGAATTAGAAGGGATAACAAAGTCTGAAACTGGTTTTGTGCAAGTAATCAAAGGAATGTTAGGTAATGACGAGTCAGCCAGTGAACCAGATGTAACGGATGCTGCACTTGCTCAAGCGAAAGAGTACTCTGATAATGCGATGATTATTGTTCAAAGTGAAGCTGTTGAAGCATCAGATGTAAGTACTGACCAATTAAAGTTATCAGACGAAATGCATAATTTAATTGAAACAGTGGCTGAGAACTTTAGTAATGTCACCATTATTGTTAACGCTGGTAATACATTAGAATTAGGATTCGTGGATGAATATCCAAGCATCCAATCTGTTCTTTGGGTTGGAACTCCTGGACCATTTGGAACTAATTCAATCGCAAAAGTTTTATCAGGAGAAATAAATCCTTCGGGCCGGATTACTGATACGTATGTCTATGATCTTACATCATCACCCGCTAGTGAAAATTTTGGAAACTACCAATATGATAATTTAGATAAAGCTTATATTAATTATGAAGAAGGAATTTATGTAGGATACAGATTCTACGAAACTTACTATCAGGGAAATGAAGAAGGATACAGAGAAACAGTTCAATATCCTTTTGGGTCTGGTTTAAGTTATACAACATTTGATTGGAAAGTTGTTACTCAAAATTTAAACAAGGAAGCAATTGAAATTAAAGTAGAAGTAAAAAATACAGGAAAAGCTGCAGGAAAAGATGTAGTTCAAGTATACTACTCAGCTCCTTACAGATCAGGAGGAATTGAAAAGTCAGCGATTAACTTAGGTGCATTTGCTAAAACAAAAACACTAAAACCAGGAGAATCTGAAGTAGTAACTATTAAGTACGATACAAGAGATATGGCTTCTTACGATATGGTAAATGAGAATTATATCTTAGAAAAAGGATCATACCAAATTAAACTCGCAAAGAATGTTCATGAAATTATCAGGTCACTGAAGTTTGAATTGCCTGAGAATATTGTATACAAAGAAGATGCTGATACTGGTACAGAGTACAAGAATCGGTTCACTCAATCAGAAAATGAATTAACGGTTCTATCTCGTAACGATTGGGAAGGAACATACCCATCAGATAAGGATGATTCAAAAATTGCCTCTAATAAGGTAATTAAAAGAGTTCAGGAACAGGACTTTAATAATGACCTAAAAATGCCTACAACAGGAGCAAAAAATGGGCTCGAATTGGAAGATTTAAAAGGGCTAGATTACGATGATCCGAAGTGGAACCGATTCCTAGATCAATTAACGGTCGATCAAATGATCAATTATGTAGTTAATGGAGCTTATCATACAAGGGGTATGGATGAACTAGGAATTCCAAATACAGTATTAATGGATGGACCTGCTGGATTTAGTTTCTTCTTCAAAAAATTTGAAGCTGGTGCTTATCCGACGCAAATTGTCATTGCTTCAACTTGGAATAAAGCTCTAGCATACGACATGGGGGAAGCTGTTGGAAAGGAAGCAATTGCATACGGAATTCATGGATGGTATGCTCCAGGATTGAATATTCACCGTACAGCACAAGGTGGAAGAAACTTTGAGTATATGTCAGAGGACCCTGTTTTAAACGGTGCGATTGGTGCCAGCATGTCGAAAGGTGCTCAAGACCAAGATGTCACAGTATTTATGAAACACTTTGTCATGAATGACCAAGAAACAAATGCACGTTCAGGAGTTCTAGTATGGTCAAATGAACAAGCAATGCGTGAAATTTACCTACGTCCTTTCGAAATGACTGTAAAAGAAGCTGGAGTAACTGGTACAATGTCTAGTTTCTCTTATATTGATGGAAAATGGGCAAATCCAGAATTATTAAATGGAATTTTAAGAGAGGAGTGGGGATTTAAAGGTGTAGTATCTTCAGATGCGGTGTTTAATTTTATGGAATCACAAAAAGCAATTACATCTG
This window contains:
- a CDS encoding GH39 family glycosyl hydrolase, which translates into the protein MYQEQIQYQADLPVKIFTQTVDSFPYHWHEDSEILLVLEGELEIRIDQKKYTLSSGDIFLVNANELHFTNSLTGYENTQVLVLQMENKYLIEHGIDMEKRRFYINSREESNTDKLDEIKYILAKMMELIINKRSYYNLKVKKLVLELVVNLIEYFEIPPITDLKQLDSDQRLLEILKYMNNNCMKTSLSLRDIAEKFALNPHYLSRYFKVKVGVSMKKKLDSMRLNKSLMALRMTNETVTEIALKFGFPDSKAYYRVFKEVLGTTPSEFRNLYKLESGDFISKDEYLGINSSESLANLFKYLEWKGKQQEILKKQNQVVYLDLFQVQKPINHTFTNLLTFGYAPLALRSDFKSQLNQIQQEINFKYVRFHGIFADQLHVYNENPDKSLFFNFNNLDIILDTLYGAKLKPFIEIGFMPKDLATTEDTIFLWDAYISPPKQMSHWKALLEAFFKHIINRYGLNEVRTWYFEFWNEPEVPYFWKGSREEFLTLYAETFKTIKSIDSEIKVGGFSSINFNNYQSLIDDFNVLAKKENIDLDFFTFHVYNLTRKHNVQVEAKRKSLVIESVTQFKSIMLGDEHNLTKSIDSIIEISSGLHKNFKDIWITEWNSNSDSKDLLHDTCYTAAFITKNAIENFEKVKGMGYWTFTDLFEEFKQQKHLFHGGFGLMTYNGIKKAGYHAFYFLSKLGNELIEKRENMIITKRGSDYQILIFNYSHPNYLYRNFDYSQLSLTNRYTVFNDERVLSFKVNLNGLHGKYRMKKQYVNRFEGSAYDVWANIGAPLDIDEEITRYLKGKAEPGIHVENIFVDQDYAFTSELQPHEIQLIEIKKYY
- a CDS encoding glycoside hydrolase family 3 C-terminal domain-containing protein, giving the protein MMFKNFKKRKKRKNEILHQVIQDKANRKVRRQELADLPESERKELIKSDKIFAKEQRQQRKEELKSLSRKERKEAKREAKIYKKIKNRPIRMACWSVVFLLLLSTGLTVGPAVASIVGNITGKNITIDTTSAEGVKARKVADIVSEEIANEGIVLLKNENNSLPLTDKKINVFGSTAFSFKYGGGGSGAADQTRAVNLFDALKNAGINYNQKLHDYYAEIPELEGITKSETGFVQVIKGMLGNDESASEPDVTDAALAQAKEYSDNAMIIVQSEAVEASDVSTDQLKLSDEMHNLIETVAENFSNVTIIVNAGNTLELGFVDEYPSIQSVLWVGTPGPFGTNSIAKVLSGEINPSGRITDTYVYDLTSSPASENFGNYQYDNLDKAYINYEEGIYVGYRFYETYYQGNEEGYRETVQYPFGSGLSYTTFDWKVVTQNLNKEAIEIKVEVKNTGKAAGKDVVQVYYSAPYRSGGIEKSAINLGAFAKTKTLKPGESEVVTIKYDTRDMASYDMVNENYILEKGSYQIKLAKNVHEIIRSLKFELPENIVYKEDADTGTEYKNRFTQSENELTVLSRNDWEGTYPSDKDDSKIASNKVIKRVQEQDFNNDLKMPTTGAKNGLELEDLKGLDYDDPKWNRFLDQLTVDQMINYVVNGAYHTRGMDELGIPNTVLMDGPAGFSFFFKKFEAGAYPTQIVIASTWNKALAYDMGEAVGKEAIAYGIHGWYAPGLNIHRTAQGGRNFEYMSEDPVLNGAIGASMSKGAQDQDVTVFMKHFVMNDQETNARSGVLVWSNEQAMREIYLRPFEMTVKEAGVTGTMSSFSYIDGKWANPELLNGILREEWGFKGVVSSDAVFNFMESQKAITSGNDLMLDITGVSKNKKRLEEAYDVHPEAVTVGLRNSMHNSLYATLKTYLFDEK